In Primulina tabacum isolate GXHZ01 unplaced genomic scaffold, ASM2559414v2 Contig320, whole genome shotgun sequence, a genomic segment contains:
- the LOC142534091 gene encoding uncharacterized protein LOC142534091 gives MAIATIVAATLQRFVNLLAKAIQPPQEPQQRGIKYHYESLRRNRVPTFDGNPDPEVSHNWLINVESQLHLLEVPEELRVEVVTPFLEDRARKWWETVSPSLAKVEEITWKNFKREFLKQYYPAEFRLQKLSEFENFKQTPDMTVMEYTSRFNDLGTYVPTIMSDETLKMHRFKKGLNSRIQSALAVFKPNSFADLMGTVMSAETDIKRWEEENKDKRPMVNQPTQNGPKFKKPNYSGGPSQRSSGNTGNREGKWCDNCKQYHTGECYRKTGACFKCGQVGHRIKEYPENKEKGAGPRK, from the coding sequence ATGGCGATAGCTACTATCGTAGCAGCGACGTTGCAAAGATTCGTGAACTTATTGGCTAAAGCTATTCAACCACCTCAAGAACCACAACAGCGTGGGATTAAATACCATTATGAATCCCTCCGAAGaaatcgagttccaactttcGATGGGAACCCAGACCCAGAAGTCAGCCACAACTGGCTCATAAATGTCGAATCACAACTACACCTACTTGAAGTGCCTGAAGAATTGAGAGTAGAGGTGGTAACACCGTTTCTTGAAGACAGAGCGCGAaaatggtgggaaactgtgTCACCATCTCTAGCTAAAGTAGAAGAGATCACGTGGAAAAATTTTAAGAGGGAGTTTTTGAAACAATACTACCCAGCCGAATTTCGTCTGCAGAAGTTAAGCGAATTTGAGAACTTCAAACAGACCCCAGACATGACGGTAATGGAATACACTTCGAGATTCAATGATCTGggaacctatgtcccaacgATCATGTCGGATGAAACGTTAAAAATGCATCGCTTTAAAAAGGGACTCAACAGTCGGATTCAGTCAGCATTggcagtattcaagccaaacaGTTTTGCTGATTTGATGGGCACTGTAATGAGCgctgaaacagatatcaaacgTTGGGAGGAAGAGAACAAGGACAAAAGACCGATGGTTAATCAACCTACTCAGAATGGTCCCAAgtttaagaaaccaaattattcaGGTGGGCCTTCCCAAAGAAGTTCTGGCAATACTGGCAACAGGGAAGGGAAGTGGTGCGACAACTGTAAACAGTATCATACCGGAGAATGTTATCGGAAGACAGGTGCATGTTTTAAGTGTGGACAAGTGGGTCATCGAATTAAAGAATATCCggaaaacaaagaaaaagggGCGGGACCCAGAAAGTAA